From a single Arachis hypogaea cultivar Tifrunner chromosome 3, arahy.Tifrunner.gnm2.J5K5, whole genome shotgun sequence genomic region:
- the LOC112790300 gene encoding large ribosomal subunit protein uL3c: MSIMSICPAISGCYWRSPDLLSNRESKSFLKLKAGSSRRPRRAVVTMSMEAGVGVMGTKLGMMSYFEADGEVVPVTVVGFKEGNIVTQVKTEATDGYSAVQVGYQRVRDRKLTKPEMGHLQKAGAISMRHLQEFRLLSVDAFQPNQRLVFDQIFQEGDLVDVSGTTIGKGFQGGIKRHNFKRGLMTHGSKSHRQLGSIGAGTTPGRVYKGKKMPGRMGGTKRKIRKLKIVKIDKDLNVVMIKGAVPGKPGNLLRITPAKIVGKNIPKN, encoded by the exons ATGTCAATAATGTCGATTTGTCCAGCGATATCAGGGTGTTACTGGCGGAGCCCAGATTTGTTGAGCAATCGGGAGTCGAAGTCGTTTCTGAAACTGAAAGCGGGGAGCAGCAGGAGGCCGAGAAGAGCGGTGGTGACGATGAGCATGGAGGCTGGAGTTGGAGTGATGGGCACGAAGCTGGGCATGATGAGCTACTTCGAAGCCGACGGAGAGGTGGTGCCCGTGACGGTGGTGGGCTTCAAGGAAGGCAATATCGTGACGCAGGTGAAGACGGAAGCAACTGACGGATACAGTGCAGTCCAGGTCGGATACCAAAGGGTGAGGGACAGAAAATTGACTAAACCCGAAATGGGTCATCTCCAGAAGGCTGGTGCCATCTCCATGCGCCATCTTCAGGAGTTTCGCCTTCTCTCCGTCGACGCTTTTCAGCCCAACCAGCGTCTCGTCTTCGATCAAATCTTCCAGGAGGGCGATCTTGTTGACGTCTCCGGCACCACCATCGGCAAGGGTttccaag GTGGAATCAAGCGTCACAACTTCAAGAGGGGTCTAATGACCCATGGTTCTAAGAGTCACAGACAACTAGGATCAATCGGTGCTGGAACTACACCTGGCCGTGTATACAAGGGAAAGAAGATGCCTGGTAGGATGGGAGGAACCAAGAGGAAGATTAGAAAGCTTAAGATTGTCAAAATTGATAAGGATCTTAATGTGGTTATGATCAAAGGTGCTGTCCCTGGTAAGCCAGGGAATCTTCTGCGAATAACTCCAGCCAAGATTGTTGGGAAGAACATTCCAAAAAATTAA
- the LOC112790297 gene encoding small ribosomal subunit protein eS7, with protein MFTSRKKIHKDKDAEPTEFEESVGQALFDLENTNQDLKSDLKDLYINSAVQVDVSGNRKAVVIHVPYRLRKGFRKIHVKLVRELEKKFSGKDVVLLATRRIVRPPKKGSAVQRPRTRTLTAVHEAMMEDIVLPAEIVGKRVRYRLDGSKVMKVFLDPKERNNTEYKLETFSAVYRKLSGKDVVFEYPIAEN; from the exons ATGTTCACATCAAGGAAAAAAATCCACAAAGACAAGGATGCTGAGCCAACTGAGTTTGAAGAGTCAGTTGGGCAG GCATTGTTTGATCTTGAAAACACCAACCAAGATCTTAAGAGTGACCTCAAGGATTTATATATTAATTCCGCAGT TCAAGTTGATGTTTCTGGGAACCGCAAGGCTGTTGTTATCCATGTCCCTTACAGATTGAGGAAAGGCTTCAGGAAGATTCATGTTAAGCTTGTTAGGGAGCTTGAGAAGAAGTTTAGCGGCAAG GATGTAgtcttgcttgccacccggaggatAGTGAGACCTCCAAAGAAGGGTTCTGCCGTTCAACGCCCCCGAACCCGCACCTTGACTGCTGTTCACGAGGCAATGATGGAGGACATTGTATTGCCTGCTGAGATTGTTGGAAAGCGTGTGAGGTATAGACTGGATGGATCCAAAGTTATGAAG GTTTTCTTGGATCCAAAGGAGCGAAACAACACGGAGTACAAGTTGGAGACCTTTTCTGCTGTGTACAGGAAGCTGTCTGGCAAAGATGTTGTGTTCGAGTATCCCATAGCAGAGAATTAG
- the LOC112776288 gene encoding uncharacterized protein gives MEDGKRAKGFIIFLGIIWILQETTKVRILRYVILFIGVMNSLFSVYDIYDDLISRRVHSSDAEKFAQECPCPCSGVGWGVIWGLISFVFLCGAVYLGAVILS, from the exons atggaagatggaaaaAGGGCGAAAg GATTTATCATTTTCCTTGGAATAATATGGATTCTGCAAGAGACAACCAAAGTTCGAATACTACGATATGTTATCTTGTTCATAG GTGTGATGAACAGCTTGTTTTCTGTTTATG ataTCTATGATGACTTGATATCGCGTCGAGTGCATTCGAGTGATGCAGAGAAATTCGCACAGGAGTGCCCTTGCCCTTGTTCTGGTGTTGGATGGGGTGTTATTTG GGGTTTGATATCATTTGTGTTTCTATGCGGAGCTGTGTACCTGGGTGCTGTCATCTTGTCCTAA
- the LOC112790301 gene encoding zinc finger protein BRUTUS-like → MMPLKLIERVIPWLIGSLTAEETKMFLRNMQLAAPEMDSAIVTLFSGWACKARIEGLCLSSGASGLLYSDDDKRLDECGVTWCEVLVSRY, encoded by the exons ATGATGCCTCTGAAATTGATTGAGCGTGTCATTCCATGGTTGATAGGATCATTAACTGCAGAAGAAACAAAGATGTTTCTGAGAAACATGCAGTTGGCAG CTCCAGAAATGGATTCTGCTATAGTTACACTCTTCTCTGGGTGGGCTTGCAAGGCTCGTATTGAAGGTCTATGTTTGTCTTCTGGTGCTTCAG GCCTATTGTACTCTGATGATGACAAAAGATTGGATGAATGTGGAGTCACATGGTGTGAAGTTCTTGTATCTAGATACTAA
- the LOC112790299 gene encoding uncharacterized protein, with product MSRILNWDELSQASTWQFKKCCNKEQVAFMITVSVYSIVILVLWRTFLLKPFKLITVFLHELSHALACVLTCGSVEGMEVHSNEGGATKTRGGLYLCILPAGYLGSSFWGMLFILASTNLVSTRVAAAFFIAALFLVLFIARNWSLGGICVGFIIFMGGTWYLQETTPVKILQFIILFIGVMNSLFSIYDIYDDLISRRVNTSDAEKFAEVCPCCCNGVGWGIVWGFISIVFLCGAMYVATVILSQ from the exons ATGTCGCGGATACTCAATTGGGACGAGTTATCCCAAGCATCCACGTGGCAGTTCAAAAAGTGCTGCAATAAGGAGCAGGTGGCGTTCATGATCACTGTCTCTGTTTACAGCATCGTGATTTTGGTGCTATGGAGAACCTTCTTGCTGAAACCGTTTAAGCTTATAACGGTATTTCTGCATGAGTTAAGCCATGCCTTAGCTTGTGTTCTAACATGTGGCAGTGTGGAAGGAATGGAGGTTCATTCCAACGAAGGCGGAGCCACCAAGACCCGCGGAGGCTTGTACTTATGCATCTTGCCAGCTGGATATCttggttcatcattttggggcaTGCTCTTCATCCTTGCATCCACCAACCTTGTTTCTACCAGAGTTGCTGCTGCTTTTTTCATTGCTGCTCTTTTTCTTGTCCTCTTCATTGCAAGAAAT TGGAGTCTTGGAGGAATATGTGTTG GATTTATAATATTCATGGGAGGAACATGGTATCTGCAAGAGACAACCCCAGTTAAAATACTACAATTCATTATCTTGTTCATAG GTGTAATGAACAGCTTGTTTTCCATTTATG ATATTTATGATGACCTCATATCGCGAAGAGTAAATACAAGTGATGCAGAAAAATTTGCGGAAGTGTGCCCTTGTTGCTGTAATGGCGTTGGATGGGGTATCGTTTG GGGTTTCATATCAATCGTATTTCTTTGTGGAGCTATGTATGTGGCTACCGTGATCTTGTCACAATGA